In Miniphocaeibacter halophilus, the following proteins share a genomic window:
- a CDS encoding LemA family protein has translation MKKKFLAPIIIILVIIAGIGLMFIGPYNNLVSLDENVNNSYADVQTAVQRRADLIPSLVNTVKGYATHEEETLTNITEARAGIDKANSPEELAQANENLTRAINIAVEAYPDLKANQNFLGLQDELAGTENRIAVARKDYNAVVKTYNAKVRRFPTSLIAGIMGFEKAEYFEAPESAQDAPEVNFD, from the coding sequence ATGAAAAAGAAATTTTTAGCACCGATAATTATTATTTTGGTTATAATTGCAGGAATAGGGTTAATGTTTATTGGACCATATAATAATTTAGTAAGCTTAGATGAAAATGTAAATAATTCCTATGCAGATGTTCAAACGGCGGTTCAAAGAAGGGCCGATTTAATACCGAGTTTAGTTAATACAGTTAAAGGCTATGCCACTCATGAGGAAGAGACTCTAACAAATATTACTGAAGCAAGAGCAGGAATTGATAAGGCGAATTCACCGGAAGAATTAGCACAGGCTAATGAAAATTTAACTAGAGCAATTAATATAGCAGTTGAGGCTTATCCGGATTTAAAGGCTAATCAAAATTTTCTTGGTTTACAAGACGAGTTAGCTGGAACGGAAAATAGAATAGCTGTAGCAAGAAAAGACTACAATGCTGTCGTAAAAACATATAATGCCAAAGTAAGAAGATTTCCTACATCATTAATAGCCGGAATAATGGGTTTTGAAAAGGCTGAATATTTTGAAGCTCCAGAATCAGCTCAAGACGCACCGGAAGTTAATTTCGACTAG
- a CDS encoding TPM domain-containing protein, with amino-acid sequence MKKKLVLLVTLLTIFISNVSFAIPNPTSDFYVYDEMKVISDSTKKHIMNTNIEIEGKTKAQIVVATIDDLEGTPSEDYALQMYRKFGIGDKEENNGVLILLAYEPLDDKYQVRIEVGYGLEGILNDAKVGRIIDEYMLSHFDRDDKSSFDEGLKEGFNAVVSQVIQEYNIEIEGNYSDYVEDLEKTSEDNFSVGKIIGIIIVIIVISSIFGSNNFNGPSGGSRRRYYRGGYYGGFGGFGGSGGRGSGGGFSGGGGSSGGGGAGRSF; translated from the coding sequence ATGAAAAAGAAATTAGTTCTATTAGTAACACTATTAACTATTTTTATTAGCAATGTATCTTTTGCTATTCCCAATCCTACTAGTGATTTTTATGTATATGATGAAATGAAGGTTATTTCTGATAGTACTAAAAAACATATAATGAATACAAATATAGAAATTGAAGGAAAGACTAAAGCGCAAATAGTAGTGGCTACTATAGATGATTTAGAGGGAACGCCTAGTGAAGACTATGCATTACAGATGTATAGAAAATTTGGTATAGGTGACAAGGAAGAAAATAATGGAGTATTAATTTTACTGGCTTATGAACCCTTAGATGATAAATACCAAGTTAGAATAGAAGTGGGATATGGTTTAGAAGGAATATTAAATGATGCGAAAGTTGGTCGTATAATAGATGAATATATGCTTTCACATTTTGACAGAGACGATAAATCTTCCTTTGATGAAGGCCTTAAAGAAGGATTTAATGCAGTTGTTTCCCAGGTAATACAGGAATATAATATTGAAATAGAAGGAAATTACTCAGACTATGTAGAAGACTTGGAAAAAACCTCAGAAGATAATTTTTCTGTAGGCAAGATTATTGGAATAATTATTGTAATAATAGTTATTAGCTCTATATTTGGTAGCAATAATTTTAATGGTCCTAGTGGTGGAAGTAGAAGAAGATACTACCGTGGTGGTTATTACGGTGGATTTGGAGGATTTGGAGGCTCTGGTGGCAGAGGTTCCGGTGGAGGATTCTCCGGAGGAGGAGGCTCATCTGGTGGTGGAGGAGCCGGAAGAAGTTTTTAA